The window CTTGTCGCTTCCTCCAGCTACGATGGCTATTGACCCAAGACAACCTGATGCAAAAAGACAACGAGGACGATTCATTCCTTCACACTTGACCCAATCACGGCGAGTCAGGCTATACTTCCAAATGGCGAATTCGAACAGCTCACGCCCGAAAACCAACAACTCACTCCCCACCGCTAATGACTCTTTATCAGCACAATTGAAACAATCATCACAAGGAATTTTAGGCAATCTCATCCACTTCTTCCTGAAGGGGTCAAATGCCTCCCACCCTCTTGGATCACAAACCATATAGACCCAATGCTCCACAATCCCCAACTGCCTTCTCAGCTCATACAAATACCCACTTTTAACCAGCCTATTGAATCTTACATTTAAGAATGACAAAGAAGCATAATCTGATCTATTAGCTCGAGCAAGACACGTCAATGCAACATCATCATGCAAACCAGGGAGAAAAGAATCACATGATTCGATAATGCAATGGccatcatcatcttcttctcTCAATATCTTTTTTACATCTTCTCCAACCATACAAGAGAGATTTGACTTATTTTgattaaaagatgaaaacataCACTTTGTTAGCTTGTTGGCTCTCGAATCCATGGAAGCACTTTCTTATCAACCGAGAAACAATTTAACAAATCAATAGCATCCCATACCTACGAAACCCActtaataacaaaatatccaGATGcgtctttattttatttttgaaattaagctCCAGTTTTCCTAATCATTTTGCCAATATCAAATACAAATATCCCATCTCTAGCAACAGTATACACAATCCGTCAATCCAACCCAACGATCATAAACTTGTGAAATCCTTTTCCGTTTTAAAAAAAGGCATTCAATCTGTATCATCCAACCAACCTTTATTGAGACGTCAAAATCCTCAATTTATTCCAAAATTTCTCCAACCCCGTAAGAAAACAAAAATGGTCTGCAATAAAGACTCTAACTTTCAGAAAAACAAGCGTAACCCCATCAAAATTCGCAGCTCCTTCTAAAGGTATTCTGAAGAAACAGAGAAATTTACAATACAAACAATTAACTAATCACtcatcatattatatatatgaaaaaatagtttttatgtGCTATGCAGTATATATATACAAGATCAATCGATTCGGATTCCAACCCGGCATCGCGAATTAATTAGATCTTTCAAGCGGAAGCAAGCATCGCCCAGGTCTTCCAGCAGTCAGAGTCACCGGCACATTCTTCAGCCACCGAAAGAAATAAGGCTCAATCGCACGTCACTAAACTCGTAAAAATGGAGTTCAGGCCAGCATCGCCGCTCCAAATGGAGTATAGTGAGAGAAAAGTGTATGAATTTTGTTGCGTGGAGGAATTATTTATGCAAAATTTGGGACCTTAATTATGACTATTTCTGATGCATTACGGGTCAAACTTTGTATATTACTTTTAATAACGCGTGCCCTctctttttaaaactcttttcCCTATTtgcttattttaattaattagacaCTTCCTtttattttcctgaaaattcatttatttattaaacctGATTTTAACTCAGACCAAAATTCTAACCACATTTGTGCATGTAACTAATGTTATATATTGTTAAACATAAGGCCCTTTTACTAAGAAATTTTAGTGTCATGGTCCaaattcaaattaattataGTATCAAAGACACAATTATGATTACCATATGGAAATATCTTTTAAAACTGAAATCCGATTTTCTCAATCGGAGTAAATATAAAATTTCGTTTAATTCTAATATTTTGGGGTactctatatttttaaaaacccaAAATATAATGATACCAACTATAGTCAATTTGTTTAGCAGAATTACACAAGAAATGTAAaagtatattt of the Primulina huaijiensis isolate GDHJ02 chromosome 1, ASM1229523v2, whole genome shotgun sequence genome contains:
- the LOC140987439 gene encoding F-box/kelch-repeat protein At5g60570-like yields the protein MDSRANKLTKCMFSSFNQNKSNLSCMVGEDVKKILREEDDDGHCIIESCDSFLPGLHDDVALTCLARANRSDYASLSFLNVRFNRLVKSGYLYELRRQLGIVEHWVYMVCDPRGWEAFDPFRKKWMRLPKIPCDDCFNCADKESLAVGSELLVFGRELFEFAIWKYSLTRRDWVKCEGMNRPRCLFASGCLGSIAIVAGGSDKDGNVLKSAELYNSLTGKWEMLPSMHSPRRLCSGFFMDKKFYAIGGMTSPTDSLTCGEEFDLNTRKWRKIEGMYPNVNRAAQAPPLVAVVDNQLYAVEYATNMVKKYDNEKNSWDEIGRLPVRADSSNGWGLAFKSCGEALLVVGGQRGPEGEAIVLNSWNPKSGVKNDTLNWKIIGLKFHSGVFVYNCAIMGC